The proteins below come from a single Rosa rugosa chromosome 2, drRosRugo1.1, whole genome shotgun sequence genomic window:
- the LOC133727869 gene encoding brefeldin A-inhibited guanine nucleotide-exchange protein 5-like: MQLEFCCGSEKVSRMVEKVCKDHQMLVDIFVNYDCDLEALNLFERMNISRDAKCRSNMAVVSQTTSIKGSSLLCLVNVLKSLVDWEKSCGESDRIKTFSLWKEMLQLKSVDVKSRQDATINFEKAKAHKSTVESAIFEVE, encoded by the exons ATGCAACTAGAATTTTGTTGCGGTTCAGAGAAAGTCTCAAG GATGGTTGAAAAGGTTTGCAAGGATCATCAGATGCTTGTTGACATATTTGTGAACTATGACTGCGATCTTGAGGCACTGAACTTGTTTGAGCGGATG AATATCTCAAGGGATGCAAAATGCAGATCCAATATGGCTGTTGTGTCCCAGACTACTTCAATAAAGGGTTCGTCTCTTCTG TGTCTTGTGAATGTGCTTAAATCACTCGTAGATTGGGAAAAGTCATGTGGAGAATCAGATAGAATAAAAACATTCAGTCTTTGGAAGGAGATGCTTCAACTAAAGAGTGTTGATGTGAAAAGCAGGCAAGATGCAACCATTAACTTTGAGAAGGCAAAAGCTCATAAGTCTACAGTGGAATCTGCCATATTTGAGGTGGAATAA
- the LOC133729923 gene encoding aminomethyltransferase, mitochondrial — MRGGGLWQLGQSITRRLAQGDKKGVARRYFASEAELKKTVLYDFHVAHGGKMVPFAGWGMPIQYKDSIMDSTVNCRENGGLFDVSHMCGLSLKGKDSIPFLEKLVIADVAGLAPGTGTLTVFTNEKGGAIDDSVVTKVTDDHIYLVVNAGCRDKDLAHIEEHMKAFKAKGGDVSWHIHDERSLLALQGPLAAPTLQHLTTEDLSKFYFGEFRILDINGAHCFLTRTGYTGEDGFEISVPDENALDLAKAILEKSEGKVRLTGLGARDSLRLEAGLCLYGNDMEQHITPVEAGLTWAIGKRRRAEGGFLGAETILKQLADGPSIRRVGFISSGPPARGHSEIQNEKGETIGEVTSGGFSPCLKKNIAMGYVKSGNHKAGTKVKIVVRGKAYDGTVTKMPFVPTKYYKPT, encoded by the exons ATGAGAGGAGGTGGTTTGTGGCAGCTTGGTCAGTCAATCACCCGACGCCTTGCTCAGGGTGATAAGAAGGGTGTAGCTCGTCGATACTTTGCCTCTGAAGCTGAGCTCAAAAAGACAGTTCTTTATGACTTCCACGTCGCTCATGGTGGGAAGATGGTGCCGTTTGCCGGATGGGGCATGCCTATTCAGTATAAGGACTCAATTATGGACTCCACTGTGAACTGTAGGGAGAACGGTGGGCTTTTTGATGTCTCCCATATGTGTGGGCTGAGCCTCAAGGGGAAGGACTCCATTCCATTCCTGGAAAAGCTCGTCATAGCTGATGTTGCTGGTCTGGCCCCAGGAACGGGGACACTAACTGTCTTTACAAATGAGAAGGGAGGGGCAATTGATGACTCTGTGGTTACCAAGGTCACTGATGACCACATATACCTGGTGGTGAATGCTGGATGTAGGGATAAGGATTTGGCTCACATTGAGGAGCACATGAAGGCATTCAAGGCCAAAGGGGGAGACGTCTCATGGCACATCCATGATGAGAGATCTCTTCTAGCTCTTCAG GGTCCTCTTGCTGCCCCAACTCTTCAACACTTGACAACAGAGGATTTGAGCAAGTTTTATTTCGGAGAGTTCCGAATTTTGGATATCAATGGGGCACACTGCTTTCTCACAAGGACTGG ATACACTGGTGAAGATGGATTCGAAATCTCAGTTCCTGATGAGAATGCGTTGGATCTTGCCAAAGCAATCTTGGAGAAATCTGAGGGGAAGGTGAGGCTGACTGGATTGGGAGCTCGTGATAGTCTCCGACTGGAAGCTGGTTTGTGTTTATATGGCAATGATATGGAGCAACACATAACACCAGTGGAGGCTGGGCTCACATGGGCTATAGGCAAGAGAAGAAGGGCAGAAGGTGGCTTTCTCGGAGCTGAGACAATTCTCAAGCAACTTGCTGATGGTCCTTCTATCAGGCGTGTTGGTTTCATCTCTTCAGGCCCACCTGCTAGAGGCCACAGCGAGATTCAGAATGAGAAAGGCGAAACCATTGGGGAAGTGACAAGTGGAGGATTCAGCCCTTGCCTGAAGAAAAATATCGCTATGGGGTATGTAAAATCTGGAAACCACAAGGCCGGAACCAAAGTTAAGATTGTTGTGCGAGGAAAGGCCTATGATGGAACTGTCACTAAAATGCCTTTTGTACCAACAAAATACTACAAGCCAACATAA
- the LOC133728755 gene encoding probable transcription factor KAN4, with product MERVEIVDRLSSLVSSSSSSLDNGEVYSPNCSSFGDHAMRIAAQRMRVHYTNLPAHQISLLNSSTTVRPYVRSKVPRLRWSPDLHRCFVHAVERLGGEDRATPKLILEIMNVKGLTISHIKSHLQMYRSMKHEKRIQEAATAAKRNDKANPSYSNNSYWLNSNKSTATPPTYCQRSNWMMRNMYNSAPYQSNRSYIEGIDHKNTSTLAKWNNENYRQNSYFIFTDLVKRGSDDAQDSNDQVKVLSLVNAGCQSNHSKPEDLGGETETEAEIDAAMSPSLKSSSKAYYSQQFRPSDSENSVVNDVSLELSLT from the exons ATGGAGAGAGTTGAGATAGTTGATCGTTTGAGTTCTCTTGTGAGCTCTTCGTCCTCTTCACTTGACAATGGAGAAGTATATTCTCCGAACTGCTCGTCATTTGGTGATCATGCTATGAGAATTGCAGCTCAAAGAATGAGAGTTCACTATACTAATTTGCCAGCCCATCAGATAAGCCTGCTGAACTCATCAACTACAGTTAGACCTTATGTTCGTTCGAAAGTGCCTCGGCTTCGTTGGTCACCTGATCTTCACCGCTGTTTTGTGCATGCAGTTGAAAGGCTTGGAGGAGAAGACA gAGCTACTCCAAAGTTGATTTTGGAGATCATGAATGTGAAGGGCCTTACCATATCTCATATAAAAAGCCATCTTCAG ATGTACAGGAGCATGAAGCATGAAAAACGCATACAAG AAGCGGCTACAGCAGCAAAGAGGAACGATAAGGCAAATCCCTCGTACTCAAACAATTCATACTGGCTAAATTCAAATAAGAGTACTGCTACTCCCCCTACTTATTGCCAAAGGAGCAATTGGATGATGAGAAACATGTACAATAGTGCACCCTACCAAAGCAATAGAAGCTACATTGAAGGAATTGATCACAAGAATACGAGCACCCTGGCAAAATG GAACAATGAGAATTACAGACAGAATTCTTACTTCATATTCACTGATCTAGTCAAAAGAGGCAGTGATGATGCTCAA GACAGCAATGATCAAGTGAAAGTACTGTCATTAGTCAATGCTGGTTGCCAAAGCAATCATAGTAAACCGGAAGATTTAGGTGGTGAAACTGAAACTGAAGCAGAGATTGATGCTGCAATGTCTCCATCACTCAAATCGTCATCAAAGGCTTATTATTCGCAGCAGTTCAGGCCAAGCGACTCTGAGAATTCAGTTGTGAATGATGTCTCTCTTGAACTTAGTCTTACTTAA
- the LOC133729013 gene encoding uncharacterized protein LOC133729013 isoform X2, with protein sequence MLFHYDGNVEEWMQFQWNDLVIYVSAVNQTKWWFAKRFLHRDIVDQYSRILLRDEDLGVDNFNPQRYVSIVRKEGLEISQPALDFFKTEVNYMEKLSKDEGIQKKLSKDILQYKAHIIKIFVEHRHNWISADLEF encoded by the exons ATGCTTTTTCATTATGATGGTAACGTTGAGGAGTGGATGCAATTTCAATGGAATGATCTTGTCATTTATGTGTCTGCAgtcaatcaaacaaaatg GTGGTTCGCAAAGCGTTTCTTACATCGTGATATAGTTGATCAATATAGTCGCATTCTTCTACGGGATGAGGACCTTGGAGTTGACAATTTCAATCCTCAACG GTATGTGTCCATTGTTCGAAAGGAAGGGCTTGAAATATCACAACCGGcacttgattttttcaagacaGAGGTGAACTACATGGAGAAACTTTCAAAAGATGAGGGGATTCAGAAGAAACTCAGCAAGGATATTTTGCAATATAAAGCTCATATAATCAAGATATTTGTGGAACATAGGCACAATTGGATCTCTGCAGATTTAGAGTTTTAG
- the LOC133733586 gene encoding probable F-box protein At4g22030, with the protein MACLQTSSLLFPTSSTLSSSSRRMINAAIQVPKVPRLRFTNPKTATKLVLEGLQLSDGISNTYQIAQPKHQESSKHFHSTTTSTSTATIQLYAILEEVADRIEMHNNIGEQRNNWNVLLLNSINMITLTASIMAGIAGTVGAGMPILALKLSSALLFTAASGMLLIMNKIQPSQLAEEQRNATRLFKQIQTQIQTLLALREPTEQDVKETMEKVLALDKAYPLPLLGAMLEKYPKKFEAAAWWPKSHGVQNPSETKSRMGKTNGWSEDLEDEMREIISVVKSKDFEDYERLGNLALKINKVLAISGPLLTGVAAIGSAFVGHNDVAAIAAVAAGSLSTAVNAFQHGGQVGMVFEMYRNCAGFFNKLEDTIEATLGEQDLEKRENGELFEMKIALELGRSLPQLRELASKSASCRRNGTVIDEMGSKLF; encoded by the coding sequence ATGGCTTGTTTGCAAACTTCAAGTCTCCTATTCCCCACATCTTCAACTCTTTCTAGTTCCTCAAGGAGAATGATCAATGCTGCAATCCAAGTCCCCAAAGTTCCAAGACTCCGCTTCACCAACCCGAAAACCGCAACCAAGTTGGTACTTGAAGGGCTACAATTGAGTGATGGGATCTCAAACACGTACCAAATAGCTCAACCAAAGCATCAAGAATCATCAAAGCACTTTCATTCTACTACTACTAGTACTTCTACAGCTACCATTCAGCTCTATGCAATCCTAGAGGAAGTAGCAGATAGAATTGAGATGCACAACAATATCGGCGAGCAGCGCAACAACTGGAACGTTCTTCTGCTCAACTCCATCAACATGATCACTCTCACAGCCTCAATCATGGCTGGAATTGCAGGCACTGTTGGTGCTGGAATGCCCATTTTGGCCTTGAAGTTGTCTTCCGCTCTTTTATTTACTGCAGCCTCAGGAATGTTGCTTATCATGAACAAGATCCAACCTTCACAACTAGCTGAAGAACAGCGCAATGCCACAAGATTGTTCAAGCAGATCCAAACTCAAATCCAAACCCTACTAGCACTTCGTGAGCCGACAGAACAAGATGTGAAGGAAACAATGGAGAAAGTTTTAGCTCTTGACAAAGCGTACCCACTTCCATTGCTTGGAGCTATGCTTGAAAAGTACCCTAAAAAGTTTGAGGCAGCTGCTTGGTGGCCTAAAAGTCATGGAGTTCAAAATCCAAGCGAAACGAAATCTAGGATGGGAAAGACTAATGGGTGGAGTGAAGATCTTGAAGATGAAATGAGAGAAATTATTTCAGTGGTGAAAAGCAAAGACTTCGAAGACTACGAGAGATTAGGTAACTTGGCACTGAAGATCAACAAGGTTTTGGCTATTTCAGGTCCTTTGCTTACTGGTGTTGCAGCCATTGGGTCTGCTTTTGTGGGTCACAATGATGTTGCAGCCATTGCTGCAGTGGCTGCCGGTTCATTGAGCACTGCAGTCAATGCTTTTCAACATGGTGGTCAAGTTGGGATGGTGTTTGAGATGTATAGGAACTGTGCTGGCTTCTTCAACAAATTGGAGGATACAATTGAAGCCACACTTGGAGAGCAAGATttggagaaaagagaaaatggtGAATTGTTTGAGATGAAGATTGCTTTGGAATTGGGAAGAAGCTTGCCTCAGCTAAGAGAACTTGCATCAAAATCAGCTTCATGTAGGAGAAATGGAACAGTTATTGACGAAATGGGTTCGAAACTGTTCTGA
- the LOC133729013 gene encoding uncharacterized protein LOC133729013 isoform X1: protein MLEAHFLSSGFVVMLFHYDGNVEEWMQFQWNDLVIYVSAVNQTKWWFAKRFLHRDIVDQYSRILLRDEDLGVDNFNPQRYVSIVRKEGLEISQPALDFFKTEVNYMEKLSKDEGIQKKLSKDILQYKAHIIKIFVEHRHNWISADLEF from the exons ATGCTCGAAGCACAT TTTTTGTCAAGTGGTTTTGTTGTGATGCTTTTTCATTATGATGGTAACGTTGAGGAGTGGATGCAATTTCAATGGAATGATCTTGTCATTTATGTGTCTGCAgtcaatcaaacaaaatg GTGGTTCGCAAAGCGTTTCTTACATCGTGATATAGTTGATCAATATAGTCGCATTCTTCTACGGGATGAGGACCTTGGAGTTGACAATTTCAATCCTCAACG GTATGTGTCCATTGTTCGAAAGGAAGGGCTTGAAATATCACAACCGGcacttgattttttcaagacaGAGGTGAACTACATGGAGAAACTTTCAAAAGATGAGGGGATTCAGAAGAAACTCAGCAAGGATATTTTGCAATATAAAGCTCATATAATCAAGATATTTGTGGAACATAGGCACAATTGGATCTCTGCAGATTTAGAGTTTTAG